A single window of Debaryomyces hansenii CBS767 chromosome F complete sequence DNA harbors:
- a CDS encoding DEHA2F00110p (some similarities with CA1884|IPF5486 Candida albicans IPF5486 unknown function), whose amino-acid sequence MSVLDDANFPSMEKFFERYGDDGVQEPRDEHYMSHEEYEETYAAQFSYEFGSTKDTKLRDVSETPINYDVSDYYFDPQLGLGIHKEIGLVVVFHRDPRKNYIIRSLLFERYAQAIMCKMTSFRGALQLSRAKDELSSKLVLSCEMGEPGLEHARGKLSPQCMPLQAVPIHFGFGCGCGIIRRRYGELSRHSCIQRDSIRPMAFQKFPQRYGLRPANFEVYCPTDDGYVEARARDGPASSSSSSSSSSLSGTATTVQNHSRTTTVPDSQHHPLVKKILQEVDREIVDIQVKGMKEANFVSKIAQLLVGAMTLFSANINHVNLAGLEVVRLFKGAANNTGGASNNFNRRPSTYFRAVQTYSTCVQYSKYMAELVYMVLMYGPKPAASLALTEMLDKYRDDEVVLEVNSRDYHNLTGYSQFITAEERTRILDQTFTESSLRDIDQLVHWIMDHCIRKEFDENLSVAGDEQRQQQQQQPDIDIESDAIAAGILDEDGDDNNETPEVYLEAMNTTMSSSQQQTAAESLASLYYPVYGVNNNAEEEEEQNTSNENAFVVYLGYLGAKYPTKQYCRSLSGICYVAKTCVLLDIIKRARTRRVSLRDAEDPSVVDTGSYRILAQVRTHYTYLGLSLARSEGNLFRLNFSTGDIFNSDNVVVGHTNMISKIFGRLYDLAQETIQDLSNGEELDYSVDNARLSDGMVSFTECVRVPSYSRYKHRLLSIHNNNIDSFRKAHTNLSLILITLLHISCLPARSTEIDRLSVEGTSKEYRGVYFLGPTFGFCYNYNKSANSKDPIIREIGPELSSLFLWYVLVFRRMYVESSRVESSEKLYQFDAMSPDKIRRGVSYWFTYGMDNQREYKFCEVRQILKRCIEFHYTKSVTADLDMYRSVYETIARTSGHSVATSTEHYGTIANYPPSVNAADVLRSRHLGQVWHRSGLRRKFIGFEGEVVEPEGEPGDVDEVVASDVSIDPASPVNEEIEEVEPLRDDIGGNPVYEDDEVEEVEPLRDDIGGNPVYADDEVDSISDMLMEIPRIDYNRAVGSDPTPVPPLEPSAVPPSEPPAPDAPPVSVSWNDSSLSPNHASSPYVHQLPGYRPPFSPPYHAPIAPYHAPASSGFALPPQDAYLGAPLYDAHVSREVLSGARKRHSREKKERKERKMERKRKEKERISKREEDIRKREEKIRKREEKEKIRKREKREKRERKRAEEKREKESAALASPVTPVRTLKVKDVHLYSSATSGRLFRSESPSGPSGPSSPRAMPSGPPTPNSSARRVHPLIYQSSTQSSAVPGSSHPTRVQKQSKQPKQPPSARSLGSPPSFPETPRRSLLSPQHLRQRITESLQASPLGRFFAPSDSPKSVARKGPKIPKNDPVVDDSDYSESDYSDED is encoded by the coding sequence ATGTCTGTTCTTGATGATGCTAACTTCCCCTCGATGGAGAAGTTTTTCGAACGGTACGGTGATGACGGGGTCCAGGAACCCCGAGACGAACATTACATGCTGCATGAGGAATACGAGGAGACGTACGCAGCGCAATTTAGCTACGAATTCGGGCTGACTAAAGACACCAAGCTCCGTGATGTGTCCGAAACACCCATCAACTATGATGTCAGTGATTACTACTTTGACCCCCAGCTAGGGTTGGGCATCCACAAGGAGATCGGACTTGTGGTGGTGTTCCACCGAGACCCCCGGAAAAACTATATCATCCGGTCGCTTTTATTTGAGAGGTACGCACAGGCCATCATGTGCAAGATGACACTGTTCCGCGGGGCCTTGCAGTTGCTGCGGGCCAAGGACGAGCTCAGTCTGAAGCTTGTGCTCAGTTGCGAGATGGGTGAGCCAGGACTCGAACACGCCCGCGGCAAGCTCAGTCCACAATGCATGCCGCTCCAGGCCGTGCCCATCCACTTTGGTTTTGGCTGCGGCTGCGGCATCATCAGAAGAAGGTATGGCGAGTTGAGTCGCCACTCATGCATCCAACGGGACTCGATCCGACCCATGGCGTTCCAAAAGTTCCCGCAGAGGTATGGTCTCCGGCCTGCCAACTTTGAGGTTTATTGTCCCACCGACGACGGCTATGTGGAGGCCCGCGCCAGGGATGGTCCTgcgtcgtcgtcgtcgtcgtcgtcgtcgtcgtcatTATCAGGGACTGCGACAACCGTCCAGAACCACCTGCGGACAACCACTGTGCCCGACCTGCAGCACCATCCGTTGGTGAAAAAGATTCTCCAGGAGGTGGACCGAGAAATAGTGGACATCCAGGTCAAAGGTATGAAGGAGGCCAATTTTGTTTCAAAGATAGCCCAGCTCTTGGTGGGTGCCATGACACTTTTCAGCGCCAACATCAACCATGTCAATCTTGCGGGACTCGAAGTGGTGCGACTTTTCAAAGGCGCCGCCAATAACACCGGGGGCGCCTCCAATAACTTTAACCGCCGCCCATCTACGTATTTCCGCGCAGTCCAGACATACCTGACGTGCGTGCAGTACAGCAAGTACATGGCCGAGCTAGTATACATGGTATTGATGTATGGACCCAAACCTGCGGCCTCCTTGGCGCTCACTGAGATGCTTGATAAGTATAGAGACGATGAAGTTGTGTTGGAGGTCAATTCCCGTGATTATCACAATTTGACAGGCTACTCGCAGTTCATCACGGCCGAGGAGCGCACGCGGATCTTGGACCAGACGTTTACCGAGTCGTCCCTTCGCGACATCGACCAGCTCGTACATTGGATCATGGACCACTGCATAAGAAAGGAGTTCGACGAAAACCTTTCTGTGGCGGGGGATGAGCAGCggcagcagcagcagcagcagccAGATATCGATATTGAGAGTGATGCCATAGCCGCGGGTATCTTGGATGAGGACGGCGACGACAACAATGAAACCCCAGAGGTGTATTTGGAGGCCATGAACACAACAATGTCGTCCTCGCAGCAGCAAACAGCTGCTGAGTCTTTGGCCAGTTTGTACTATCCGGTCTATGGCGTCAACAATAATgccgaagaagaagaagaacaaaataCGTCAAACGAAAATGCGTTTGTGGTGTACCTTGGGTACCTAGGGGCTAAGTACCCTACCAAGCAGTATTGTCGGTCGTTGAGCGGAATATGCTATGTGGCCAAGACGTGTGTTTTGTTGGATATCATCAAACGGGCGCGCACCCGCCGCGTATCGCTTCGAGACGCTGAGGATCCGTCTGTTGTGGACACCGGTCTGTACCGCATATTGGCCCAGGTGCGCACCCATTATACGTATCTCGGGCTATCGTTGGCTCGAAGCGAGGGTAATCTCTTTCGCCTCAACTTTTCCACGGGAGACATCTTCAACAGCGACAACGTGGTTGTGGGCCACACGAATATGATCAGCAAGATATTCGGCCGGTTGTACGATCTTGCACAGGAAACCATCCAGGATTTGTCGAATGGTGAAGAATTGGACTACTCCGTTGACAACGCTCGGCTCAGCGACGGGATGGTTTCGTTTACGGAGTGCGTGAGAGTACCGCTGTATTCGCGATATAAGCACCGATTGCTCTCGATCCATAACAACAACATCGATCTGTTCCGGAAAGCGCACACCAACTTGTCGCTCATCCTCATCACGCTCCTCCATATCCTGTGCTTGCCGGCACGGTCAACTGAGATCGACCGATTATCGGTGGAGGGCACGTCCAAGGAGTATCGGGGTGTGTACTTTCTTGGCCCCACGTTTGGGTTTTGCTATAACTATAACAAGTCGGCCAATTCGAAAGACCCCATCATCCGGGAAATCGGTCCTGAATTGTCGTCGTTGTTTTTGTGGTATGTGCTCGTCTTCAGGCGGATGTACGTAGAGCTGTCGCGTGTGGAGAGCAGTGAGAAGTTGTACCAGTTTGATGCGATGCTGCCGGACAAGATCCGGAGAGGAGTCCTGTATTGGTTCACGTACGGCATGGATAACCAGCGCGAGTATAAGTTCTGTGAGGTGCGCCAGATCCTCAAGCGGTGCATCGAGTTCCATTACACCAAAAGCGTGACTGCAGATCTCGACATGTACCGTCTGGTTTACGAGACCATTGCGCGGACCCTGGGCCATTCGGTGGCCACGTCCACGGAGCATTACGGGACGATTGCGAATTATCCGCCATCAGTCAACGCCGCCGATGTGCTCCGGTCCCGTCATTTGGGCCAGGTCTGGCATCGGCTGGGGTTGCGTCGGAAGTTTATCGGTTTCGAGGGTGAGGTTGTTGAGCCGGAGGGTGAGCCGGGTGATGTGGATGAGGTGGTGGCATCTGATGTTTCAATTGACCCGGCTAGCCCTGTCAATGAAGAGATTGAGGAAGTTGAACCCTTGCGTGATGATATTGGCGGGAATCCTGTttatgaagatgacgagGTTGAGGAAGTTGAACCCTTGCGTGATGATATTGGCGGGAATCCTGTTTATGCAGATGACGAGGTTGATTCTATTTCGGATATGCTTATGGAAATTCCTCGCATAGATTATAATAGGGCTGTAGGCTCTGATCCTACGCCTGTTCCTCCGCTTGAACCTTCTGCTGTTCCACCTTCTGAACCTCCAGCTCCCGACGCCCCTCCAGTGTCTGTTTCGTGGAACGATTCGAGCCTCTCCCCAAACCACGCTTCGTCCCCTTATGTTCACCAGCTCCCAGGTTATCGTCCTCCCTTCTCACCTCCCTACCACGCACCCATTGCTCCATATCACGCTCCTGCATCTTCTGGGTTTGCTTTACCTCCGCAAGATGCATATCTAGGCGCGCCGTTATATGATGCGCATGTGTCTCGAGAAGTGCTTCTGGGAGCGAGAAAACGCCATAGTCGAGAAAAAAAGGAAAGAAAAGAGAGAAAAATGGAAAGGAAGAGGAAGGAGAAAGAAAGGATCAGTAAAAGAGAGGAAGATATCAGGAAAAGAGAGGAAAAGATCAGAAAAAGAGaggagaaagaaaagataaGGAAAAGAGAGAAGAGAGAGAAAAGGGAAAGAAAACGGGCAGAGGAGAAACgagaaaaagaaagtgCAGCCCTAGCTTCTCCTGTCACCCCAGTCAGGACCCTAAAAGTCAAAGACGTCCATCTATATCTGTCTGCAACGAGTGGACGGTTATTCCGTAGCGAAAGCCCATCAGGCCCCTCAGGCCCCTCAAGTCCTCGAGCCATGCCATCGGGTCCCCCAACGCCGAATCTGAGTGCCAGGCGGGTGCACCCCCTTATCTATCAATCGAGCACGCAAAGCCTGGCCGTTCCTGGGTCTTCCCACCCAACGCGCGTGCAAAAGCAGTCAAAGCAGCCAAAGCAGCCTCCCAGCGCGCGCTCTTTAGGATCGCCTCCCTCGTTTCCCGAGACGCCGCGCCGGTCCTTGCTTTCTCCCCAGCATCTCCGCCAAAGAATAACGGAGAGTTTGCAGGCATCGCCGTTGGGAAGGTTCTTTGCTCCGTCAGATTCCCCTAAAAGCGTTGCTCGGAAAGGGCCCAAGATCCCTAAGAATGATCCTGTGGTAGATGATCTGGATTATCTGGAGCTGGATTATCTGGATGAAGATTAG
- a CDS encoding DEHA2F00132p (similar to CA3328|IPF10564 Candida albicans IPF10564 unknown function), which translates to MSSLVANHSKSINAKDISFTNILVVGGSYAGISFLKGIVNQVRKENKRKLDSKLNNKKLLITMVEPRCGLLNIIGLPRSILDVEFAKSQFLSFRKINLMFDNIYNKYGCYMNNQKPVDSFKHQESSLTLNHIQGKVIHLDNKSAEYVLDENGPKKKIYFDYVVLATGRDRNSPITPKANTGPMFVKEMSDFNKTIEKYNIISIIGGGAVGVEIAANIKKYFPKKNVNIIHPHYSLPPEPLSCEFKDSAYRSLVDAGINVILGTRILRECDNGNLETNNGEIITSEFNFWSYIVNTGTLFGVSCRVSRVYGFMGVYCRFGKCLGCRKSWIWLSLD; encoded by the coding sequence ATGTCTTCCTTGGTTGCTAATCATTCAAAATCCATAAATGCAAAGGATATTTCATTTACCAATATTTTAGTGGTTGGAGGTTCTTACGCCGGAATATCATTTCTCAAGGGTATTGTAAACCAAGttagaaaagaaaataaacgAAAGCTAGACTCAAAactcaataataaaaaactACTAATAACCATGGTTGAGCCTAGATGTGGACtcttaaatattattggttTACCAAGATCTATACTTGATGTGGAATTTGCTAAGTCTCAGTTCCTTTCATTTCGTAAAATCAATCTCATGTTTGACAACATTTACAATAAGTATGGATGCTATatgaataatcaaaaacCAGTTGACTCATTTAAACACCAAGAGTCTTCTTTAACTTTGAATCATATTCAAGGTAAAGTCATTCACTTAGATAATAAACTGGCAGAATATGTACTTGATGAAAATGGACCTAAAAAAAAGATCTATTTCGATTATGTTGTTCTAGCGACTGGTAGAGATAGAAACTCTCCAATCACACCAAAAGCAAATACCGGACCAATGTTTGTCAAGGAAATGAGCGACTTTAATAAGACAATAGAGAAATATAAcattatatcaattattggtGGTGGGGCAGTTGGTGTCGAAATTGCAGCaaatattaagaaatacTTCCCCAAAAAGAATGTTAATATAATACACCCGCATTATCTGCTTCCTCCAGAGCCTCTATCTTGTGAATTTAAAGATAGTGCGTATAGATCCTTAGTAGATGCTGGAATTAATGTTATTTTGGGTACTAGGATCTTAAGGGAATGTGATAATGGTAATCTAGAAACGAATAATGGTGAAATAATTACAtctgaatttaatttttggAGTTACATAGTCAACACAGGGACGCTTTTTGGGGTGTCGTGTCGAGTGTCTAGGGTTTATGGGTTTATGGGGGTTTATTGCCGTTTTGGGAAGTGTCTAGGGTGTAGAAAGAGCTGGATATGGCTAAGCTTGGACTAG